Genomic DNA from Danio rerio strain Tuebingen ecotype United States chromosome 5, GRCz12tu, whole genome shotgun sequence:
CTGTCCTCCTGGTGCACATGGGCTGTGCTGGGGTTAGTAGCTTGTTTTCAGACCTGAGAGCACAGGCACTTATTCTTCTCTCCGTGTCTCTCCTGTGCCACTCTTTCATTTATCCTCAGTGAGAGCACATCTCTACACATTCATCTGCCACTTCAGGCTCTAGTGTTAGTCTCACTCCTGGATTACTCTTCTGTTTACCATGAGCACATGCCGGAGGAGCAAGCTGTTGGAGAACTAGAGCAGCAGCTGGTTTATTTGAGGTAAGGACCTCATTTTGTCTTTTAATACTGTATAATTAATAGCTTTTCTCTTGAATTAGGATTTCTTGGAGACTTGAGAACTCTGCAGCTGTGTCTTTTTTATGCATGTTTGAAAGATTTTGTGTGATATGGGTGGATTGCGATTTCATGAGACTTAACCTTGGATCTATTCATCTTCTTAAAAATAGGAGTATAAATAATTCACACCAAATAcagaggtcacactttacaataaggttttattggttaatgtattcactaacattaaataataatgaagaatatgtgtacacatttattaattgttgtttaatacatttattatgcattattcAAATTCAAGATTTGCTTGTTAACATAACAACTGTGAGTTACATTAACGGCATTACTTTCATTAGCTATCATTAACAAAgacaatacattaactaatacaaccttattgtaaagtgttattaaTACAGATGATTTCCCTAAATAGCTGGTAATGTACTGTGCATTTGGGcttaatatatttgtataattttaacTGTCAAAAGTTTTGggaacattacatttttttaagtttagttgCGTGTGTTTTGGtggaaattctttttttttttttcagtatacagttgaagtcagaattattagcccccctttgaattttttttaaagagaaatgatgtttaacagagcaaggtaatttttacagtatgtctgataatatttttttcttattagttttatttcagctagagtaaaagcaattatttttttaacacccttttaaggtcaatattattggcccctttaagctatattttttcaatagtctagaacaaaccatcattatacaataacttgcctaattaccctaacctgcctaggtaacctagttaagcctttaaatgtcactttaagctgtataaaagtgttttgagaaacatctagttaaatattatttactgtcaccatgacaaagataaaataaatcagttattagaaatgagttattaaaactattgggtttagaaatgtgttgaaaattgaaattggggaaacaatgaacagggggctaataattctgactttaactgtatataaaattgttaataaagttgatcaaatgtgaaatttaaaacattataatcttaccaaaacaaaacagattttttagctttttaaaaagttttcacaaaataaaaaacagccaAAATTGTGTTTAACATTAGAAAATCATTATAAATAACTGAGCAACAATAATAGAGCAGcagattagcattttaaaaagatttctAAGGGATATTGCATTAATGAAATCAAAAATTAATTCAGGTGTACCTCAATAAGTTacgtctaaatatatatatatatatatagaaaatggGGCGTCAtgttggtgcagtgggtagcacaatcagcaagaaggtcactggttcgagcttcggctgggtcagttggcttttatgtgtgaagtttgcatgttctccctgtgtttgtgtgggtttcctttatATGCTacagtttcccacacagtcccaAGACAACTATagataaattgggtaggctaaattgcctatagtgaatgggtgtgtatgggtgtttcttagtgatgggttgcagctgaaagggcattcgctgcataaaacatatgctggataagttggtggttcattccgctatagcaactccagattaataaagggactaagtcgaaaagaaaataaatgaattaaaaaacagaaagtggttacaatacaataaaaaaaaccttattgTCAGACTTGAATCTGAAATTATTCTTGCATAACTTCATGATAAATACTCTTTAGAAAGAGATAAAgtcatgcaaaaataaataaattgtgtatgGACCTTTTTCGGTTCCAGGACAGCCTGACGCACAAACTGTAATAATATTCCACAGTAGTACTACTCTTACTGTATTTTAATCATATACATTTTGTGTGCCAAAAAGACTTATTTCCTTTGATAATtccttttaattaaaatttaagtttAACTAAAAGCATTTAATTTCTAATATAAAACAagttacagttaaaatcagaattagccctctttgaattgttccttttttcttttttaaatattttatagaaattagttattaaatgtgttattatgtttagaaatgtgtggaaataatgtgctctctgttaaacagaaattggaggaaaaaataaacaggggggctaataattctgactatctatctatctatctatctatctatctatctatctatctatctatctatctatctatctatctatctatctatctatctatctatctatgcacacacatatatataaatatacatatatatatatatatatatatatatatatatatatatatatatatatatatatatatatatatatatatgtatatgtgtgtgtgtgtgtgtgtgtacatctgttatatggttataaataatatttgcaaGTTATAAAAATTAGTTGTAGTTATAAAAAATAGCTGAGTGTAAAATTAAAcatgcaaacatttatttatgaattactaataattatttttttgttaattttaattgtttaaatatatgTTAATTAGCCTTTAATActtcatgcaaataaaaaaaattacaaatggcCTGAAAAAAAGACATGCATGAAAAAGGGGAGCTGCTCTTTTTCTGCTTTCACTGTTTAGCATATAAATGGTATGGACATGGAAATATAACTTTATATCAGCTGAGGATTCCCATAATTTATTCGCCCGATCCTGGCAAGCCTCGAAAGCACAGTGAGGAAGCTTTCATTGCCCTCATTAATcaagacacacacaaaaactattCTTATTCAGTTATCAGTTGATACCACAGAGAGTGGGTTTTCATTTTCCCTGCAGGTGTTTTGAGAGGGACAAAATCAGCCCACCATTTGCGAGGAGAATTAAGCATTGCGTGATCTGGCATGAATCACAGATGCATACAGGTGCGTCAAGTGCTCTGTTTGGTGCTCCACTTCAGCGCCGCTGCAACAATCGCCACCCTCGTCTGTTTTGGGCCTCATTTGCTCCCTGCTTTTTAGCATGCAGCAGCGTcagaaagagagtgagagagagagacctgtCATTAAAAATTCTCTCTGTTCCCAAGGGCGATTGAAGACTAGGGGTATGGCACACAAAGCTCTGCTTTTAAATGCCAGCCCAGGGAGCTCTAGGAATTAGCAGCTTGAACTGAGATGTCCTGCCGGCAGCAGGCCGTGTGCTTGTACCAAACCAATCAGAAGTCTGTCTTGACTGTTTGGCTTTTCAAATCTACGGGTAGAGACAGGTCAAAATAATTTATTAGCATAAAAGACATGATACCTCGAGTAAAATAAGAGTATTATTAGAATTATGATGGGTTATCCACCTTTTCCCACACATTACTACTGAGCAACTTcatgaaaatgttaaaaatgttaaaatgatattttatttatcaaaatcatACAGAGGTTAATTTCTGTCACATCTGTAATGGAGAGATGTCATATCCACGAGAAAGCTTTTTtccttataaatgcaaaaatgtcacataaaataaattactcttGTTCTATAGAGAGAGAACTTTTACCTTTCAATTAGTAAACTAATTTTTTGGGgatgtgcagtttaattcacagacaTAATTTGTATACTGCATTCTTTTTGGTCATCTGTAAAGCAGTTTGGGGtcgtttatttcatattttttgatTATGaaaattctgttcatcaaggcagaatttattaaatgtaccaaaaatgttaaactattgaatgtttatttaaattttaattgctTTAGTATTTTATGTATCAAGCcattattacttttaatattaCTAGTAACattaatcttaataataatattaataataataaataaatgaattaatattagagtgatttctgaaggatcatgtgactgaagactgctGTAATAAAGCTGAAAGTTGATCATTAAAActactggaataaatgattaaattatagactacttttgaacagttttttttatagtgcaataacagtTCACAATTGTACAATTTGTATTGTATTCTTGATTAAATAATttcagctttggtgagcagaagaagcttattttaacacatttaaaaagaccccaaacctttgactgatatgtgtatatatgtaactATACTGTctactgtatcaaatgaaatgagtgtagttaactcaacatTGACTGaaggttaattctactcatttataaagagttttgaactcagtgttgaaggtgatgagttaattaaatatctcattactttaactgaaatggagtaagttcacagtacttgtaTAAGTTTAACTAAAaaagcaattggtttcctcaaacggtttaagttactttaacttattgggttttatagtacttagttggtttgagttctcttcatttgttgggttttactgtgctcaaattgcttcgtttatcCAAACGGATTAAGTTcaaagtactcattaggattagttttagaacttaaatggtttgttgcaatcggtttcctcaaatggtttgagttttaggttttacagtgtattttttctGATCCCTTAACTCAAATTAATTGTTTTCGAAAGTAtaagcttatttattatttattcatttattcaaatgaaatcaaaataattattaaaaaaataaatactgttaacatatacattccaagaattaattttttaagtttctactgcaaatgtcacatatAATGGCTGATTTGCTGTCCTGCATTTTAAATTAGGGATTCCCAAAGATCCAGTTTGGGAACTTCCGCTGAAACCAACTGAAGcaaattatttgaaataaatagaGTGAAAATGGAGTGAGAGTTTTttctttgtgctttatttttaacCATCATAAAAATAGTTGCAGTGTATTTTAACATGAAGTTTAATATCCCAAGCATATCTGTAGCTAAAGCAATTTTAAACTCCTCCAGATAATTTTCTCTTTGTATCTTTCCCTACTGTACAATAATATGCAATATACATTCATATTATAACCACTTAATGGCTTGTTTTAAGTTTTTGAGATTGTTTGTGGCCttctaaaaagtcattttgtttattttattctttattcaaTAAATTATTAAGAGCCCTCATTGTACCCAGTTTTAAAAAGGTATCACtgatagtttacagtttgacaGAAATTATTCCTATAATCCACACAAAGATTCATGGGTCATAAAAGGTGGATAATCTGCTTTTTTTCCAATGGGAAATGTTTAAACACGATGCTGACGAACTCTCTCGGTTAACATTGTCACATACAGCCTCCACTTCTAAGAAAAGCAAGCGTTTGAGCGTCAGCCCAGGTTgtcatctttttatttttgttggagGACACAAAAAGATTCGTCCTCTTACTCATTTTCCATCAACTGCAGTGAATTCACATTTATAAAGCTGACTGAAGCAGTCTTGCGCTTGCTCTTTGTTAAATGCAGAGTGCACTGCGACTGCGCTCTCAGTTGAGAGAACAAGGCCACGCGCACAATAGACTGTATAAAGGAATGCCATCATTCAATGAGGCAAATACAGATTGCCCAGAGCTATTGAAATTCAGCCGGCTGAAAAACACAGCTATTGCTCTTATAAGAACAGACTGTGCATGTCTGGTGCAAACTAACATGCTAAAGAAAGTACTGTGGAAGATAAACCTAATCAACAGGATAAGTTTGACCCATCTCTgtcttttcctttttaaaaagttACAGCAATGCACTTTCAATAAAAGTAAATAGGGatgaaaaattaagaaaaacatcagaatattgttataaatatgtattaatatattaatatgttaaaattCTTTAAATATTATGGTTTTAAATACAATTAACACCAATAATCACatgaaaataatgataataatcaggtaaaacagtaacatttatCGCgtttctcaaaatatatttgacttattatctttaaaatatacactacaaagaaatatctgttaaatgaATAGTGGTTATTAATAAATTGTGgccattttctatttatttacattattaaattgcattatgggacttttatCTCTGCTCTGACAACTTTTGTTGTTAAAAAGTTGAACAAATCTATGTAGAAAATACATTTTGAGTAAAACTTGCAGTACAAAACCAAAAATAAGCTTCTATCGAAATATTTTAGAAGTTTTTTGGCTAATAAGCTCAGTTTTGTGTTCAGGTTCAAATTAATTTGCAGCTTAATATCATGGTTAATGCTGCATAATTGCATGTTAAGAAGAGAAATATTTAGCAAAGAGTAAAAGAATATGGGAGTCGATTAATTAATCTTATGTAATGAGGATTAGATAACGAATTCAGTTTTCTTATTCTTGTCAAGTACCGCCTAGACATGCCACCTACATAGTCATCATGACAAGCATTTTCATATACCCGATGAATAGCGAGAGACACAAGATTAGAGGAAAGGAGGAAGAGAACATTTCAATGTCAAAGAGACATCAGGTTTGCTTTGATGCAAATGAATTGGATAAAAGGCAGGCACTTAATTGAAAACCTTGAGAAACTTGTGAGCTCAGTCTGCATCTCCTCCCTGACAGAATCAAACAAGAAATCAGCTCCTATGATCCACTGAACCACTGCACCATACAGTGATGGAGGACTCAGTAGAAGTGCGGACTGATGGGAACTCTCTGCTTAAAGCAGTGTATCTGTGCCGTCTAAGACTGACACGTCTGCTGCTGGAAGGAGGAGCTTACATCAATGAGAGCAATGAGAGAGGTGAAACTCCACTGATGGTGGCCTGCAAAAGTCATCATTCTGATGCCCAGAGTGTCCCAAAGCCCAAGATCATCAGGTGGGTCTGCTGTAAGTTGATTACAATATAAAACACTGAagtttgtttaattttcttttgatGGTAATTCaacataaaaagaaaagaaaaattgcatgaaacaattaagtacacctctcacaaatctctcttttaaattgatAGTTTTAATTGGAAGCTaaacaatattgtatttgtgcatatacattagattagttggtactgaagccaaatctggagcttatctaacaaaataacttacgataacggttcaataactagtacacccaaatttatatgttatagaaaaatattaaatacaaattttaaaaaaagaggaaaaatcatgagaagcaaaaagtaaaaaaaaaaaatttgttgaaattttgtaggttgtaatttattttgcaatattttgtttgaattgaattgtattatcttttaatttataaatatgtttggtgactaaatattattttaataaatgtatctgtttaataaatctgttttgtttaaatgcaccaaaattcaTTGCCTATATTGAAATggataaaaacaattaattttctaactggggtgtactcatttatgctgagcactgtttatATTGGCAAAAAAGGTGTATATTTTTGCATGTATTTTGAACATTGTTCTCTTTTTTGTTGTGGACAACCTAATGTGCCAATAGCAATGTTTCCCATTTTTCTGTTTTTACTCCAATTTGCTTACTGGAAATGCCATGatctgcacatttttaaaaatgtgctcagTAAAATAACTGCTTGAACTGATGGCGTGAACCACAATGGAAACAGTTTTAcagaataaattccagcatgtgcaATCAAAAAGGCCATGTGATTTTAATttggcagatcattaattgacaaaccagcagaccgaccacattgtaaaacacctaaaatgttgttttggtcattctaaaatgcctcaaCTAAAGTCCATCATCATAGTGATCAGGCATTATTACCTTCCACAACTGTTGAGTGGCTGCTATCCCAAAGACCAATGCTGCGttccattttatatatttatactacaccctaaaagtatgtacttttttgtgaaggaaaatatgtacttttgagtgtgtaacggAAGTAGTAcatcccaaagcttgcatactcttcttaGTTAACAGATTgttgtgttgcttagttacgAGCCCAGTCAATCATCCATACTTTTTTCAAATTTTGATTTCCTACCTtgttggagaagcagcagcaagataatctgccattcacaagtctttcatgcagagaaatctcctcaggtgtttgggtaattatgcattcaaaagttaatgtccaaacatatctTAGTATAGGTTCACATTTTTGTTGCAGGTGAAATATAACACCTAAAAAGCGGTTTATATCtgttccagttggctagatattgaataacagtcattcaaacaactcTACCGAAGCCTCgttacttgacggttggtctcgagtgtccaccatgtttgtagtttgtttacaattttcactcaagtttgtagttctaatcaattTCACGTCCGACGAGCAATgtactgtgggcaatatcagcggttagagcaggggtgggcaaactcggtcctggagggccagtgtcctgcacagtttagctccaactctaatcaaacacacctgcttgtagatttctagtgatcttgaagacactgatcagcttgttcaggtgtgtttgattagtgttggagctaaactgtgcaggtcatcggccctccaggaccgagtttgcccatcccttGGTTAGAGTATGGATGGTTCTCCACTTTTACCGTTTTTGGATGGTTCTACATTTTAAATGGAAATAGtaactcttttcaacatactacgatttgggacatactaattctattttcaaatactgtttagtatgcgaattgggacgtaGAACAAGTCTTGTGTCTCTAAAAGCCTCTGCATGTGCATTGAATTTCACCTTCTAAGTCGCaggtcatttattattttaataaagccCATAGTGGCTTCTCCTTTCATAGTAACttccatttttgtttttgatatttggtgccagtttatcattaggtgatgattttgttctctttgactcattggatggaaacgctgctttctTTGCAAATGTATTATAATTGTCATCTTTGGATTGAAACATGGATATTGTTCATTATGAACTCTAACGAATCAATCTTTTCAACAGGTATCTTCTTGAAAATGGTGCAGACCCCAACATTCAGGACAAGTCTGGTAAGACCGCCTTAATGCATGCCTGCATGGAGCGGGCAGGTGAAGAGGTGCTGTCGCTTCTCCTCTCCAGTGGAGCTGACCCTAGTTTGGAAGACCACACTGGTTCCTCAGCTCTGGTCTACGCAGTTAACGCTGGAGACAAAGATGCACTGAGAGTACTACTGGATGCCTGCAAGGCCAAGGGGAAAGAAGTTATCATCATTACAACAGACAAACTACCCTCCGGAAGACAAATGACCAAGCAGTATCTGAACGTACCACCACCTCCAAATCTCGAGGACCGCTTGCACTGTGCCCCTGCCTCATGTATGTGCCCCTCTGAAATCAAACTCTGTACTCCGCATATCTCACCACCAACCAATAACCGATCTGAGATCAATCTGGGATCCACTCAAACTCTTCCTATATCCAAGCCAGGATCACCGACTCAAGTTTCAAGCCCTCTTCAAGCAGCAAGCGTAGCAAAGCTGCTGCATCTACAGAGGCTACATTCGGAGCCCTGGCTGAAGATACCTTCATCTCTGCTTCTTCAGCAAAGCAAGTCTTCATCCTTGACCGAGGAGCTTCTAGATATCACCCCTGAGGAGGAGCTCTCCTTTGGGTACAATGGTTGCCGACCTCCGATGAAAGCAATGGTAGCTCGGCACCAAAGCATTGACATCAAAGACACTACAGGTCTGCTAAGAGCGTTTGAGATGACGTCCGATGCTGAAAGAGAACGAAAAAACGAACAGAAATGGCTCAGTAGAAAAATGTCCTACGATGGCGAGTTGCTACCACACTCCACCTCGCATCAGAATCTCAAGCAGGCATCCATCAC
This window encodes:
- the ankrd34bb gene encoding ankyrin repeat domain 34Bb isoform X1: MEDSVEVRTDGNSLLKAVYLCRLRLTRLLLEGGAYINESNERGETPLMVACKSHHSDAQSVPKPKIIRYLLENGADPNIQDKSGKTALMHACMERAGEEVLSLLLSSGADPSLEDHTGSSALVYAVNAGDKDALRVLLDACKAKGKEVIIITTDKLPSGRQMTKQYLNVPPPPNLEDRLHCAPASCMCPSEIKLCTPHISPPTNNRSEINLGSTQTLPISKPGSPTQVSSPLQAASVAKLLHLQRLHSEPWLKIPSSLLLQQSKSSSLTEELLDITPEEELSFGYNGCRPPMKAMVARHQSIDIKDTTGLLRAFEMTSDAERERKNEQKWLSRKMSYDGELLPHSTSHQNLKQASITDTLPVERDPDCLPNLAISSLRNVFRRRNIGMDHYSSDSQLPQFGSQPSEDLGKTGGGGTGGVEKRKLVISRSSTLSGSRESLESLVQRRSPAMLERRGSGALLLDHISQTRPGYLPPLNPHTPIPDIKANAGVGSKPVVGTAPIVAGSRHFVPCAPNHPRDYKNKKSLLRRHSMQTEQIKQLVNFEEIFGQ
- the ankrd34bb gene encoding ankyrin repeat domain 34Bb isoform X2; translated protein: MHACMERAGEEVLSLLLSSGADPSLEDHTGSSALVYAVNAGDKDALRVLLDACKAKGKEVIIITTDKLPSGRQMTKQYLNVPPPPNLEDRLHCAPASCMCPSEIKLCTPHISPPTNNRSEINLGSTQTLPISKPGSPTQVSSPLQAASVAKLLHLQRLHSEPWLKIPSSLLLQQSKSSSLTEELLDITPEEELSFGYNGCRPPMKAMVARHQSIDIKDTTGLLRAFEMTSDAERERKNEQKWLSRKMSYDGELLPHSTSHQNLKQASITDTLPVERDPDCLPNLAISSLRNVFRRRNIGMDHYSSDSQLPQFGSQPSEDLGKTGGGGTGGVEKRKLVISRSSTLSGSRESLESLVQRRSPAMLERRGSGALLLDHISQTRPGYLPPLNPHTPIPDIKANAGVGSKPVVGTAPIVAGSRHFVPCAPNHPRDYKNKKSLLRRHSMQTEQIKQLVNFEEIFGQ